A single region of the Alosa alosa isolate M-15738 ecotype Scorff River chromosome 6, AALO_Geno_1.1, whole genome shotgun sequence genome encodes:
- the si:ch211-76l23.4 gene encoding uncharacterized protein si:ch211-76l23.4 codes for MSLRVSVLLLAVVMVSVMGQRRRTSTSTSTSTSNNEWNFRDGSEKVNMRGVANLTEILDNWRFDILKEMKSLLLNDHQSLLPDYARIQPLSEALDDLYKEFNALKAHLGDLTEKFGPIETFIDELKAERALGGAARANAPQADPAVANPAPGPTRRRILKKKIAPSS; via the exons ATGAGCCtcagagtgagtgtgttatTATTGGCTGTGGTCATGGTGTCAGTCATGGGACAGAGAAGacgcaccagcaccagcacaagCACATCAACAAGCAACAATGAATGGAACTTCCGTGACGGCT CAGAGAAGGTGAATATGCGGGGTGTGGCCAACCTCACTGAGATTCTTGACAACTGGAGATTTGATATCCTGAAGGAGATGAAGAGTCTTCTGCTGAATGATCACCAGTCTCTGCTGCCTGACTATGCCAG AATTCAGCCACTGTCTGAGGCTTTGGATGACCTGTACAAAGAGTTCAACGCCTTGAAGGCACATCTCGGCGATCTGACCGAGAAGTTTGGACCCATTGAGACCTTCATTGATGAGCTGAAGGCTGAGAGGGCATTGGGCGGTGCCGCTCGGGCCAATGCCCCTCAGGCCGACCCAGCTGTGGCCAACCCGGCCCCGGGGCCCACTCGCCGAAGGATCCTCAAGAAGAAGATAGCACCATCCTCCTGA